In Komagataeibacter sucrofermentans DSM 15973, the genomic window GCTTTTGCACCTGCTGCTGGCCATGGGGCTGTGCGGCCTGCTCGTGCCCCGCCTGCGCGCCGTGGTGGGGGCAACGGTTGCGCTGGGGGCGGGGGCCGTGGCCCTTTCGCCGCTGCTGGCCCCGCAGGCCTACCACAAGCTGGTGCTCAACTTTGTCGCGCACATGCAGGGCTTTGCCGATAGCCCGTATGGCATGCTGTTCATCCGCGCGGGCGTGATGATCGAGCGCCATCCCCTGTTCGGGCTGGGGTTTGACGGATTCAGGCATGCCTGTCCCGATCCGGCGTATTTCCATGGCCTGCCCTGGCTTGGCGTGGGTGAAGGCGTGCACGGAGCGGCAGGAGGGTGCAACCTGCATCCGCATAATTTCTACCTGCTCATGGGCACCATGGGGGGCGTGCCCGCCATGGCGCTGTTTGCCGCCTTTGCCGCATGCGTGCTGACGCGGGCATGGCGGGGCGTGGGGGCCGCGCGCGATCCGCAGCGGCTGATGCTGGCGGTGACGTGTGTTGTGGTGCTGTGGCCGTTGCAGTCAACGAGTTCGTTGCTGACCCAGCCCACGGCGGGCTGGCTGTTCATGGCCCTGGGCTGGGCGCTGGCGTGTGTTCCGGTTGCCTCTCATTTGCAATCCGTGCGCGGCAGGGACTAGCCCCCGGCGGCCTGGCGCACTAGAGTGCCCCGCGCGGTCGGCCCGGATGCCATTTCCGGCCCGTGACCGTTCTTGAACCAAGGGAGCCTGCGCCATCGTTTCCCCCTGTTGTTCTGTAGGAACGTGTCCGGTTTCGCGCCGGGCGCGGGTATCTGTGCGTGTGGTGACCCATGGCGAGTGAATCGGGCGATGCGCTCAAACGTATTTTTGGCAATACGGGCTTCCTGATCGCAGGGCGCGCGACCAATGCCATATGCAGCTTCCTCTACATCGCCTGGGCGGTGCGGGCGCTGGGGCTGTCGCGCTTTGGCGTGCTCATGCTGGTCACCACCTTCGGCACCGCGATCTCGACCGCAACCCACCTGCAATCGTGGCAGCCGCTGCTGCATTATGGCACCGAGCCCTTCACCAACGGGCGGCGCGCGCAGTTCTCGCGTGTGCTGGCGTTCTGTGTGCGGGCCGATTACCTCAGTGGCGGGGTTGGCTGGCTGGTGGGCACGCTGGGGGTGGCGCTGTTTGGCACCGCCATGGGCTGGCCCGCAGCCGACCAAGGGGCGGCGATGGTGTATATGACCACCATCGCGTTCATGAATTTTTCATGGTCGGCAGGGGTGTTCCGGCTGTGCAACACCTTCTGGCTGAACATGCTGGTTGACCTGTCGGGCACGCTGGTGCGCACCGTGGGGTCGGGGCTGGGCTTCATGTACCATATGGGGCTGGATTATTACCTGCTGGTGTGGAGCATGACGCAACTGGCCATGTTCACCACCAGCACCCTTCTGGGCCTGCTGCAACTGCGGCTGGCGGGTGGCATCCGCTTCAACCCGTTTGCCCGCCTGGCCGAAGGAGATGCGCCGGGCATCTGGCGCTTTACCCTTTCCACCAGCGGCAACCATGTGCTGAGTTCGGTTTTCAACCAGTTTGGCACGCTGCTCGTCGGCGGACTGCTCGGCCCCGCCGATGCCGCCGTCTATCGCGTCTCGCGCCAGATTGGCGAAGGGATCGCCAAGCCCGCGCAACTCATGGTGCCCGCCCTTTACCCCGAATTCATCCGCCTGCGTGATAAACAGGACTGGTATGGCATCAAGCGCGTGACCGTACAGCTTTTCCTGACGATTGGTGGTTTTTCCATAGCGCTCATGGGCGTTGCGATGCTGATGGGCAACATCCTGCTGACATGGATGCTGCATGTGCACTGGCATGGTGGCCGCCACCTGATCATGCTCATGCTGGGCAGCGCGGTGCTTGGCCTGGGCATCGTGCCGCTCGAGCCGCTGCTGACCGTGATCGGGCAGGTCTCGCGCGTGCTCCGCGCCCGCATCATCGTCACCCTGACCTACCTGCCGCTGGTTTATGGCATGACCCGGCTGTGGCGGCTGGAGGGTGCGGCGGCGGCGGGCGTTGTGGCGGGGCTGATCATGTTTGGCATCTGCCTGCGCCCGGTGCTGGCCTGGTTTGGCCAGATGGCCCCAGGCCGCGCGCCGCTGCCGCCCGCCACGGTGGAAACGCAGGGCGGAGAAAGCGGGACACGCACCTGAAGCGCTGCCCCGCTCTGGTTGTCAGAAGCTGGCCGTCAGGCTCACATTGAACGACCGGCCCATGCCGGGCAGGGCGCGCAGGCTGCCGGTGGCGGCGTAATCGGCCAGCGACCAGCCGCCCAGTGGCAGTTCGTATTTCTGGTTCAGCACGTTGTCGATACTGGCATCGAGTGTCATGTAGCGCCAGTGATACTGCCCGCCCAGCCCCAGCAGGGCATAGCCGGGGGTGCGGGGTTCGTTGCGCACCCAGTCCACCGTGTCCTTGGCCTTGACGAAGGTCATCTCGACCCGGCCGCTCCAGTTCTTCCACCGTTCATTAAGCGTGACGCTGCCGTTGGTGGGCATCTGGTGGTACAGGCCCGCGCCGTTGGTCAGGTCCTGCCCGCGCACCCAGTTGATGTTGGCCACGATCTCGCCCCGGCCAAAGCGGCCATTCTGCCACAGCCGGTAATTGCCTGATCCGTTGATGCCATAGCTCTGGGCATTATGGTTGGCAAAGCCAAGCGTGCTGAACTGCCGCACGCTGGCAATATGGTAGGCGTTTATGTAGTCGTGGGTATAGGTGTAGTAGGGCTGGACCTTCAGATCCCACCTGTCGCCATCGGGGTCGTGCCAGTCGGCGGTGATGGAGGCGGTATTGGCCACCTCCGGCTTGAGGTCGGGGTTGCCCACGTAGCCGTTGCCATCGCCAAACCAGTTGATCATGCTCGAGACCATGGCCGAGCGCCCCCAGGCATAGCGCTCATACAGGTTGGGCGAGCGGGTCTTGCGGGCATAGCCGCCCTCGATGGTCAGGTCGCGGCGCGGTTTCCAGCGCACCAGCGCCGTGACATCGAAGTTTACGTCCGTCCGGCCCCGGTCGGTTGTGTTGAACGCATTGGCCGCCGTGATGTTGGCCATGTTCATCATGTTCATGGTGGAGGAATAGCCTGAAACCGGGCCAGTATTCATCATGACCAGATCATTGCGAAAGCCCAGCAGCGTGGTTACGCGCGGGGTCCATGCGGCCTCCCACTCCACAAAATGGCCCAGACGGTCGCGGTGGCCGTTATTGATGCTGTGATAGGTGTCGGGCCCCATCATCATGCTGCCCGCCACCGGCGGCCACCAGTCATTGAGCCCGGAATGGTCGAACGAACTGCCCAGGCGCAGGGTTTGCCCCTCCGCCAATGGGATGGTGGCTTTGATGCTGTAGCCTGCCATGCGGGCATTGGTGTTCATGGGCATGTGGGTGGTCTTGGCGCGGTCGGGCAGGAAGTCCATCGCGTGGTCCTCGCGCTGCCAGTAGCCGCGCGCCTCAAGCTCGCCCCAGTCGAACGTGCCGAGATACTTGCCGTTGACGAAGGTGGAGCGGTTGTTCGTCATGTCCATGTATTGATTGGCAAACCCCTCATGCGGGGTGTCCTGCTGGCCAAAGGTGAGGGCAAGCAGATGGTTGCCCTTGTGCACGCCAAAGGTCACCGCATGGTTGTAGGTCAGGTAGCTTGTCGAGCGCACCAGCCCCGCATCGCCACC contains:
- a CDS encoding O-antigen ligase domain-containing protein → MRRIAVGLVIPMPLLLLYALAPAEIVMTAVAVLFAAHCLLRRDWNWLRQGWVGAAGLLWVQIMLASFIAGHGVAQAAAFVRYFVFVAALQHWVLPDPRMRQILARAYGAVAVWLVAGCWQQYLCGRNFMGYGRWADGALLGPLWAPRAGHALVMTALPGLFPLAIDLARREGARGRVMAEILLLGLVVTMVLIAQRMPLLHLLLAMGLCGLLVPRLRAVVGATVALGAGAVALSPLLAPQAYHKLVLNFVAHMQGFADSPYGMLFIRAGVMIERHPLFGLGFDGFRHACPDPAYFHGLPWLGVGEGVHGAAGGCNLHPHNFYLLMGTMGGVPAMALFAAFAACVLTRAWRGVGAARDPQRLMLAVTCVVVLWPLQSTSSLLTQPTAGWLFMALGWALACVPVASHLQSVRGRD
- a CDS encoding lipopolysaccharide biosynthesis protein, with product MASESGDALKRIFGNTGFLIAGRATNAICSFLYIAWAVRALGLSRFGVLMLVTTFGTAISTATHLQSWQPLLHYGTEPFTNGRRAQFSRVLAFCVRADYLSGGVGWLVGTLGVALFGTAMGWPAADQGAAMVYMTTIAFMNFSWSAGVFRLCNTFWLNMLVDLSGTLVRTVGSGLGFMYHMGLDYYLLVWSMTQLAMFTTSTLLGLLQLRLAGGIRFNPFARLAEGDAPGIWRFTLSTSGNHVLSSVFNQFGTLLVGGLLGPADAAVYRVSRQIGEGIAKPAQLMVPALYPEFIRLRDKQDWYGIKRVTVQLFLTIGGFSIALMGVAMLMGNILLTWMLHVHWHGGRHLIMLMLGSAVLGLGIVPLEPLLTVIGQVSRVLRARIIVTLTYLPLVYGMTRLWRLEGAAAAGVVAGLIMFGICLRPVLAWFGQMAPGRAPLPPATVETQGGESGTRT
- a CDS encoding TonB-dependent receptor, which translates into the protein MLAVSLHPLGARAQTTVTLPGLSIEDTADSTPMGDHLLSASSPSASQRTAASLSSPDAASLFRNQPGVSTYSAGGLASLPVLNGMADDRVATVVDGVRIASGCPNHMNPALSFIDPDSVDTATAIAGITPVSMGGDSTGGTIDVERKDPQFAKHGKVLVTGHVTGTYRSNGGGYGASGSLTVANDTFSLRYNASYAQAGDYEGGGDAGLVRSTSYLTYNHAVTFGVHKGNHLLALTFGQQDTPHEGFANQYMDMTNNRSTFVNGKYLGTFDWGELEARGYWQREDHAMDFLPDRAKTTHMPMNTNARMAGYSIKATIPLAEGQTLRLGSSFDHSGLNDWWPPVAGSMMMGPDTYHSINNGHRDRLGHFVEWEAAWTPRVTTLLGFRNDLVMMNTGPVSGYSSTMNMMNMANITAANAFNTTDRGRTDVNFDVTALVRWKPRRDLTIEGGYARKTRSPNLYERYAWGRSAMVSSMINWFGDGNGYVGNPDLKPEVANTASITADWHDPDGDRWDLKVQPYYTYTHDYINAYHIASVRQFSTLGFANHNAQSYGINGSGNYRLWQNGRFGRGEIVANINWVRGQDLTNGAGLYHQMPTNGSVTLNERWKNWSGRVEMTFVKAKDTVDWVRNEPRTPGYALLGLGGQYHWRYMTLDASIDNVLNQKYELPLGGWSLADYAATGSLRALPGMGRSFNVSLTASF